The proteins below come from a single Candidatus Poribacteria bacterium genomic window:
- a CDS encoding FRG domain-containing protein, with product MNTLIEISSLTEYINQIDEVTHPEKSYLYRGQEDEAWRVTSSAYRRLVSSSEDLGPEVDLPPYPLRHLYQNYLLKIIGEIKLRYPSTYRDLSPLECMAHLQHNRVATGLIDFTFSPLVALWFACTNENINGKVIVLENDSEKIEEITTIEQLQQDLAVFFPIDKENWYLWSPTLDSQIVDTQRLVMQQSVFLFGLPEIDTEMITQEITIRSGDKANIRTALEKMGISERTLFSDLLGFFERNSATQPYNLSVDALGS from the coding sequence ATGAACACACTCATTGAGATATCCAGTCTAACAGAATATATCAACCAAATAGATGAGGTAACCCATCCGGAAAAGAGTTATCTCTATCGCGGTCAGGAAGACGAAGCGTGGCGTGTGACCAGCAGTGCCTATCGTCGCTTGGTAAGCAGTTCCGAAGATTTGGGACCGGAAGTTGATCTTCCTCCTTATCCATTGCGCCATTTATACCAGAACTATCTCCTTAAAATCATTGGCGAAATTAAACTAAGATATCCATCTACATATAGAGACCTATCTCCCTTAGAATGCATGGCACATTTACAACATAATCGTGTTGCCACAGGCTTAATTGATTTTACTTTCAGTCCCTTGGTCGCTCTCTGGTTCGCATGCACTAATGAAAACATAAATGGCAAGGTTATTGTGCTGGAAAACGATAGTGAGAAAATTGAAGAGATAACAACTATTGAACAGCTTCAGCAGGATCTGGCAGTATTTTTTCCGATTGATAAAGAAAATTGGTATCTATGGTCTCCCACGCTGGACAGTCAAATAGTAGATACCCAACGACTAGTTATGCAGCAATCAGTGTTCTTATTTGGTTTACCAGAAATAGATACAGAAATGATCACACAAGAAATCACAATCCGCAGTGGTGACAAAGCGAATATCAGAACAGCATTAGAAAAAATGGGAATCTCGGAAAGAACTTTATTTTCCGACTTACTCGGTTTTTTTGAAAGAAATAGTGCCACACAGCCTTATAACCTATCAGTTGACGCGCTCGGTTCCTGA